Proteins co-encoded in one Setaria viridis chromosome 9, Setaria_viridis_v4.0, whole genome shotgun sequence genomic window:
- the LOC117839067 gene encoding uncharacterized protein → MIPLIAYLFERSSEASPSTIDVTCTKSGNRAPPPLPRLSSSIQRLPLRYKLSRRTPRPNPSCANSPFPAAAVSLSPHTRQRHGRTGHKLTAPVISGHPLLVRCAGTHSPPSSAFSSQDPDPGGSRRCAPSTSSTTPTAARLPFLQQESVAFIVTEPNPRANHPPQEMARSALYVVALVVAAIALQAPTQASFTYTEEDLASDDSMWALYERWAAHHEVVREHGEKARRFPIFKNNARRNHDKYGNKGKSAINIFGDMTYEEVITVATGLRESDQDEQCSDNFVTQCTLNSQ, encoded by the exons ATGATACCATTGATAGCTTACCTGTTCGAGCGCTCCAGCGAGGCTTCGCCTTCAACCATCGACGTCACCTGCACCAAATCAGGAAACAGAGCACCTCCACCATTGCCACGTCTCTCCAGCTCGATCCAGCGCCTCCCTCTCCGCTATAAGTTGTCCAGGAGAACACCCAGACCGAACCCTAGCTGCGCCAATTctcccttccccgccgccgcggtaaGCCTCTCCCCACACACACGCCAACGCCATGGCCGAACGGGGCACAAGCTCACGGCCCCGGTGATTTCCGGCCACCCCTTGCTCGTCCGCTGCGCCGGGACGcactcgccgccgtcctccgcctTCTCCAGCCAGGATCCGGACCCGGGAGGCTCTAGACGCTGCGCGCCGTCCACGTCTTCTACGACGCCGACCGCCGCTCGCCTTCCTTTTCTCCAGCAAGAATCGGTCGCCTTCATCGTCACCGAGCCTAATCCTCGCGCCAACCACCCACCTCAAG AAATGGCGAGATCGGCACTCTACGTCGTCGCGCTGGTCGTGGCCGCCATCGCGCTGCAGGCCCCGACGCAGGCGAGCTTCACCTACACCGAGGAGGACCTTGCGTCGGATGACTCCATGTGGGCGCTGTACGAGCGCTGGGCCGCGCACCACGAGGTGGTGCGCGAACACGGTGAGAAGGCCAGGCGCTTCCCCATCTTCAAGAACAACGCGCGCCGGAACCACGACAAGTATGGCAACAAGGGAAAGTCCGCCATCAACATCTTCGGTGATATGACCTACGAGGAGGTCATCACTGTTGCGACGGGGTTAAGGGAGAGTGACCAAGATGAACAATGCA GTGACAATTTCGTGACACAATGCACTCTAAATTCTCAATGA
- the LOC117839065 gene encoding GDSL esterase/lipase At3g48460, translated as MATMSMATTASNRLLLALTLSIVVVVAAAAAPPAAAAPPSAFRRVYAFGDSFTDTGNTRSTTGPYSFGYVSSPPYGATFFHRSTNRYSDGRLVVDFLAEALKLPSFLPPYLSLSNASAASADGGVGVNFAVAGSTAIEHDFFARNNLSLDITPQSIMTQLAWFDDHLRKANESSKVVGDALFWVGEIGANDYAYTVIARDTIPTKLVRTMAVQRITTFVEGLLERGAKYVMVQGLPLTGCLTLAMTLARPDDRDNVSCVASVNRQSYAHNRRLLAALHQLRRRHPDAVIAYADYYAAHLAVMRSPAAYGFTEPFRACCGSGGGDYNFDLFATCGSPAVNTACAQPARYVNWDGVHMTEAMYKVVAGMFFHAGDAYCRPAFSDLLARKAQGKP; from the exons ATGGCGACGATGAGCATGGCGACGACGGCCAGCAACCGTCTCCTCCTCGCTCTGACCCTCTCCATCGTCGTCGTTGTGGCGGCTGCCGCAGCCCCACCAGCGGCGGCAGCCCCGCCGTCGGCGTTCCGGAGGGTGTACGCGTTCGGGGACTCGTTCACGGACACGGGGAACACGCGGTCGACGACGGGGCCATACTCATTCGGCTACGTGTCCAGCCCGCCCTACGGCGCCACCTTCTTCCACCGCTCCACCAACCGCTACTccgacggccgcctcgtcgtcgactTCCTCGCCGAGGCGCTCAAGCTCCCCTCCTTCCTCCCGCCgtacctctccctctccaacgcctcggcggcgtcggcggacggcggcgtcggcgtcaacTTCGCGGTGGCCGGGTCCACGGCCATCGAGCACGACTTCTTCGCCAGGAACAACCTCAGCCTCGACATCACGCCGCAGTCCATCATGACGCAGCTCGCCTGGTTCGACGACCACCTCCGGAAAGCCAACGAGAGCAGCAAGGTCGTCGGCGACGCGCTCTTCTGGGTGGGCGAGATCGGCGCCAACGACTACGCCTACACCGTCATCGCCCGCGACACCATCCCGACCAAGCTCGTCCGCACCATGGCCGTCCAGAGGATCACCACCTTCGTCGAG GGGTTGCTGGAGCGAGGCGCCAAGTACGTGATGGTGCAGGGTCTGCCGCTGACGGGGTGCCTGACGCTGGCCATGACGCTGGCGCGCCCCGACGACCGCGACAACGTCAGCTGCGTCGCCTCCGTCAACCGGCAGAGCTACGCGCACAACCGCCGCCTCCTGGCGGcactccaccagctccgccGGAGGCACCCGGACGCCGTCATCGCCTACGCCGACTACTACGCCGCCCACCTCGCCGTCATGCGCAGCCCCGCCGCGTACGGTTTCACGGAGCCCTTCCGGGCCTGctgcggctcgggcggcggcgactacAACTTCGACCTCTTCGCCAcctgcggctcgccggcggtcAACACGGCCTGCGCGCAGCCGGCGAGGTACGTCAACTGGGACGGCGTCCACATGACGGAGGCTATGTACAAGGTCGTCGCCGGCATGTTCTTCCACGCCGGCGACGCCTACTGCCGCCCGGCCTTCAGCGATCTCCTCGCCAGGAAGGCCCAGGGCAAGCCGTGA
- the LOC117839064 gene encoding serine/threonine protein phosphatase 2A 57 kDa regulatory subunit B' theta isoform, protein MIKQFLGRLPKKPSKSGDKDPIGRPSPSVSHPPLGPRTADRTSNSSSQPPVISSSGLSYGSGMHVGNANSRVNMNGDSASSAFVSLPSFKDVPNSEKQSLFIKKLNLCCTQFDFTDPTKNIKEKEIKRQNLVELVDYIGSASGKFSEASMQEITKMVSANLFRTLSTPPRENKVDGFDLDEEEPVMDPAWSHLQIVYELFLRFIQSPETDAKLAKRYIDHSFVLRLLDLFDSEDPREREYLKMILHRVYGKFMVHRPYIRKAINNIFYQFIYETEKHNGIAELLEILGSIINGFALPLKEEHKLFLVRALIPLHKPKGISMYHQQLSYCITQFVEKDCKLADTVIRGLLKYWPITNSSKEVMFLGELEEILEATQPAEFQKCMVPLFRQIARCLNSSHFQVAERALFLWNNDHIESLIKQNSRVILPIIFPALERNTNGHWNQAVQSLTLNVRKLFSDHDAGLFTECLRKYEEEKAKEKEVKLKQEATWKRLEEIASAKATSGTAVLVSRPLPRQSSAV, encoded by the exons ATGATAAAGCAATTCCTTGGACGGCTCCCTAAGAAGCCGTCCAAATCCGGGGATAAGGATCCTATTGGCAGGCCCAGCCCCTCGGTGTCACACCCGCCATTGGGTCCAAGAACTGCAGACAGGACTTCCAATTCGAGTAGCCAGCCACCGGTTATCTCCAGCTCTGGGCTCAGTTATGGGAGTGGCATGCATGTCGGCAATGCAAACTCGAGGGTGAACATGAATGGTGATTCAGCCTCATCTGCCTTTGTGTCCTTACCAAGCTTTAAGGATGTGCCCAACTCAGAGAAACAGAGCTTGTTCATCAAGAAGTTGAACTTGTGCTGCACCCAATTTGACTTCACCGATCCAACAAAGAACATAAAGGAGAAGGAAATAAAGAGGCAAAATTTAGTGGAGCTCGTTGACTATATTGGCTCCGCCAGTGGGAAATTTTCTGAGGCAAGCATGCAAGAGATCACAAAGATGGTTTCTGCAAACCTGTTCAGGACACTGAGTACCCCTCCCAGAGAGAACAAAGTGGATGGCTTTGATCTGGATGAGGAGGAGCCTGTCATGGATCCTGCATGGTCGCACTTACAGATTGTTTATGAGTTGTTCTTGAGGTTCATTCAGTCTCCAGAGACTGATGCCAAGTTGGCTAAAAGATACATCGATCATTCGTTTGTTCTGAGGCTACTTGACCTCTTTGATTCTGAAGACCCTAGGGAGAGAGAGTACCTCAAGATGATACTCCACCGTGTCTATGGAAAGTTCATGGTTCATCGACCATACATTAGGAAAGCCATCAACAACATCTTCTATCAGTTTATCTATGAAACTGAAAAGCACAATGGAATTGCAGAGCTACTGGAGATTTTGGGAAGTATCATCAATGGGTTTGCATTGCCACTTAAGGAAGAGCACAAATTGTTCCTTGTTCGAGCTTTAATTCCACTTCACAAGCCAAAGGGCATTTCAATGTATCATCAGCAGTTGTCTTACTGCATCACCCAGTTTGTCGAAAAGGATTGCAAACTTGCAGATACAGTTATCAGAGGCCTATTGAAATATTGGCCCATCACAAACAGCTCCAAGGAGGTGATGTTTCTGGGAGAGTTGGAGGAGATATTGGAAGCTACACAACCTGCAGAGTTCCAGAAATGCATGGTCCCTCTTTTCCGCCAGATTGCACGGTGCCTGAATAGCTCACACTTTCAG GTTGCTGAGCGAGCGTTATTTTTGTGGAACAATGACCATATAGAGAGTTTGATCAAACAAAATAGTAGGGTCATATTACCTATCATCTTTCCTGCACTGGAGAGGAATACCAACGGGCACTGGAACCAAGCTGTTCAAAGCCTCACTCTAAATGTTCGAAAACTGTTCTCTGACCATGATGCTGGACTATTCACTGAGTGTCTGCGGAAATATGAGGAGGAGAAAGCCAAGGAGAAGGAGGTTAAGTTGAAGCAAGAAGCCACATGGAAACGCCTTGAAGAGATTGCATCAGCGAAAGCAACAAGTGGAACTGCAGTGCTCGTCTCTCGACCCTTGCCCCGTCAATCGTCAGCCGTGTAG
- the LOC117838746 gene encoding uncharacterized protein encodes MHGRQLYYRLVFLLGMDPSLSIEIIAFWLLVEGNSEVDFLRRINSFHGDRFLALVATGKQFIDALHGNLVDLKSRSAREFHSQVMLGICFFLNNVCYKVLTDLRQKAEHGVAIHDIEESPSSNYHVLPQHMKDRHHSYHHYQGGCSISRSMPSAISLEDIEESPDSNYHGLQQYMKDRPHISSFLSEWDNTFPQSSTMNMDPYVHSPVPQDDRTLFVTFSIGYPLTKKEVYNFFMSNFGDVESLSIEEPVELRPPQYAVVIFGSLETVLLILSGKEKVKFVIGGKHLWARKYVPKNKKNGKSKAWM; translated from the exons ATGCATGGGCGCCAGCTTTACTATCGCTTGGTGTTTCTCCTTGGAATGGATCCTTCCCTTTCCATAGAGATAATTGCTTTTTGGTTGCTGGTTGAAGGAAACAGTGAAGTTGATTTCCTTCGGCGCATCAATTCTTTTCATGGTGATCGTTTCCTTGCCCTTGTTGCTACGGGGAAGCAATTTATTGATGCATTGCATGGAAACCTTGTTGATTTGAAATCTAGATCTGCCAGAGAGTTTCACAGCCAAGTTATGTTGGGGATTTGTTTCTTCCTCAATAATGTTTGCTATAAAGTCTTGACTGATCTTAGACAAAAGGCTGAGCATGGGGTGGCAATTCATGATATTGAAGAATCTCCCAGTTCAAATTATCATGTTCTTCCTCAACACATGAAGGATCGGCATCAT AGCTATCATCACTATCAAGGAGGCTGTTCAATTTCTAGAAGTATGCCTAGTGCTATTAGCCTTGAAGATATAGAAGAATCTCCTGATTCAAATTATCATGGTCTTCAACAATACATGAAGGATCGGCCTCATATAAGCAGT TTTCTATCAGAGTGGGATAATACATTTCCCCAAAGTTCTACAATGAACATGGACCCTTATGTTCATTCACCTGTCCCACAAGATGATAGGACATTATTTGTCACTTTCTCAATTGGATATCCATTAACTAAAAAGGAAGTATATAACTTCTTTATGAG CAATTTCGGTGATGTCGAAAGCCTAAGCATAGAGGAGCCAGTTGAACTCAGACCACCACAGTATGCAGTAGTCATATTTGGCTCTCTGGAGACTGTGCTACTCATCCTTAGTGGGAAAGAAAAGGTCAAGTTTGTGATAGGGGGGAAACATTTATGGGCTCGAAAATATGTGCCAAAGAACAAGAAGAATGGCAAAAGCAAGGCTTGGATGTGA